In Oceanobacillus sp. FSL K6-2867, one DNA window encodes the following:
- the phnE gene encoding phosphonate ABC transporter, permease protein PhnE: protein MNEKAIRRSRWITTVFLIIIIGITYLSAAITEFNFFDSIATLPKALGWIFENLWITPETWERLPIILEKLNETIFMSIAATTLAAIISLFLGLMGSKTTKVNNVFSVIARLIASFSRNIPVVAWSLILLISFGQNSLTGFLALFVGTLGFLTRAFIESIDEASQSAVEALQATGATYAQIVNKAVIPQSLPQMLSWILFMIETNIRSATLVGILTGTGIGYTFDLYYKSLNYNAVTLVTFTIVITVIIIELISNRIRKVIL from the coding sequence GTGAATGAAAAGGCGATACGAAGAAGCAGATGGATTACAACAGTTTTCTTAATTATCATTATTGGCATCACGTATTTGTCAGCAGCCATTACTGAATTTAATTTTTTCGATAGTATCGCTACATTGCCAAAAGCATTAGGCTGGATTTTTGAGAATCTCTGGATTACGCCCGAAACATGGGAAAGACTTCCGATCATTTTAGAGAAGCTTAATGAGACAATTTTTATGTCAATAGCAGCAACAACGCTTGCGGCAATTATTTCCTTGTTCTTAGGTTTAATGGGATCGAAAACAACGAAAGTAAATAATGTTTTCAGTGTGATTGCTCGATTGATTGCCTCATTTTCACGAAACATCCCAGTCGTTGCTTGGTCACTCATTTTACTGATTTCATTTGGGCAAAACTCCCTAACTGGTTTTTTAGCTTTATTCGTAGGTACGCTTGGATTTTTAACAAGGGCATTTATCGAATCTATTGATGAGGCCAGTCAAAGTGCTGTGGAAGCATTGCAGGCTACTGGCGCTACGTATGCACAAATCGTAAACAAGGCGGTCATTCCGCAAAGCCTGCCCCAAATGCTGAGCTGGATCTTATTTATGATTGAGACAAATATCCGAAGTGCTACCTTGGTTGGGATTTTAACGGGAACAGGAATTGGGTATACATTCGACTTGTATTATAAATCACTAAACTACAATGCAGTAACACTTGTAACCTTTACGATTGTTATTACTGTCATCATCATTGAACTGATTTCAAACCGGATACGGAAGGTGATTTTATAA
- a CDS encoding carbon-phosphorus lyase complex subunit PhnI translates to MGYVAVKGGTHAINASIERLTFERLKNQEIIEIETIMATMKSLIDQIMSESSLYSPYLAALAIKQAEGSMEEAVFLMRAHRSTLPRLYYSQAVESETMLVERRISASFKDIPGGQILGATKDYTHRLLDFELLEEDPAENEAWLSNYQKTSEAVKTSDELEFFPKVVDYLREEGLFENYERDNTNPVDITKQSIAFPAPRSARLQVLTRGQTGAVTALGYASLRGYGQVHPTVGEVRVGSLPIYVSHPNEGEQDEEDAFYIGEIQVTEVESFVPVTKKNDANEQELEFEIGYGICYGQNETKAIAMSILDQCLEHPESSFPTHDEEFVLLHIDSVEATGFISHLKLPHYVTFQSKLDSIRNVKKGGHTDEN, encoded by the coding sequence TTGGGCTATGTGGCAGTAAAAGGTGGGACCCATGCGATTAACGCCTCCATCGAGCGTCTAACATTTGAACGGTTGAAGAATCAGGAAATCATTGAAATTGAAACGATTATGGCTACAATGAAAAGTCTGATTGACCAAATTATGTCAGAGAGCAGTTTGTATTCCCCGTATTTGGCAGCACTTGCTATTAAACAAGCAGAGGGAAGCATGGAAGAAGCTGTCTTTTTAATGCGGGCACATCGCTCGACATTACCGAGGCTTTATTACAGCCAAGCAGTTGAATCTGAAACAATGCTTGTGGAACGACGGATCTCTGCTAGTTTTAAAGATATTCCTGGTGGGCAGATCCTTGGCGCGACAAAGGATTACACGCATCGTTTACTAGACTTTGAGCTGCTGGAGGAAGACCCTGCAGAAAATGAAGCGTGGCTATCCAACTATCAAAAAACATCAGAAGCAGTAAAAACATCCGATGAGTTAGAATTTTTTCCGAAAGTAGTAGATTACTTACGGGAAGAGGGACTATTTGAAAACTATGAAAGAGATAATACAAATCCAGTCGATATTACGAAACAAAGCATAGCGTTTCCGGCTCCACGGAGTGCTCGTTTGCAAGTGTTAACGAGAGGACAGACAGGTGCAGTGACAGCATTAGGCTATGCTTCGCTGCGAGGATATGGGCAAGTCCATCCAACTGTTGGAGAAGTGCGTGTTGGCAGCCTGCCGATCTATGTTTCGCATCCGAATGAAGGTGAGCAGGATGAGGAGGATGCATTCTATATCGGGGAAATCCAAGTAACCGAGGTCGAGTCGTTTGTTCCGGTTACAAAAAAGAACGACGCGAATGAGCAGGAACTGGAATTTGAAATAGGCTACGGTATTTGTTACGGCCAAAATGAAACAAAGGCAATTGCGATGAGTATTTTAGATCAATGCCTGGAGCATCCAGAATCCAGTTTTCCGACACACGATGAAGAATTTGTTTTATTACATATTGATTCGGTGGAAGCGACAGGATTTATATCGCATTTAAAACTGCCGCATTATGTTACATTCCAATCGAAATTGGATAGTATCCGTAACGTCAAGAAAGGGGGACATACAGATGAAAACTAA
- a CDS encoding ATP-binding cassette domain-containing protein, translated as MTMLDVNDFGKRFTIHHLNKTMQAVEQVNFSIEKGEFIGIVGKSGSGKSTVLKSIYRSYLPDAGEVMYDSARFGRIDLCKATERQMLYLRKYEIGYVSQFLNVMPRTTSRQLVEKALLEMGETESLAQIEAEKALTHFELDPKLWDTYPNTFSGGEKLRLNIAMATVKKPRLLLLDEPTASLDYQSKLKVRQIIEKLKANGTTLVGIFHDIEFMEGLCDKVYDMRAGKLLAGAGVANES; from the coding sequence ATGACAATGCTTGACGTGAATGATTTTGGCAAGAGGTTTACAATCCATCATTTAAATAAAACAATGCAAGCAGTAGAACAGGTTAATTTTTCAATCGAGAAAGGTGAATTTATTGGGATTGTTGGTAAGAGTGGCAGCGGAAAATCGACTGTTTTAAAAAGCATTTACCGCTCTTATTTACCAGATGCGGGCGAAGTTATGTATGATTCTGCACGGTTTGGAAGGATTGATTTATGCAAAGCAACGGAAAGACAAATGCTTTACTTAAGGAAATATGAGATCGGTTATGTGTCCCAATTTTTAAATGTGATGCCACGAACGACATCCAGACAGCTTGTGGAAAAGGCGCTCCTTGAGATGGGAGAAACCGAATCGCTTGCACAGATTGAGGCGGAAAAGGCACTTACCCATTTTGAATTGGACCCAAAACTATGGGATACGTACCCGAACACTTTTTCTGGTGGAGAAAAGCTGCGATTAAATATTGCGATGGCAACGGTAAAAAAACCAAGACTCTTATTACTTGATGAGCCGACCGCAAGCTTGGATTATCAGTCAAAGCTAAAGGTACGGCAAATTATTGAAAAATTAAAAGCGAATGGTACAACGCTTGTAGGGATTTTTCATGATATTGAATTTATGGAGGGACTCTGCGATAAGGTTTACGATATGCGGGCTGGTAAGCTTCTTGCTGGAGCAGGTGTGGCAAATGAAAGCTGA
- a CDS encoding alpha-D-ribose 1-methylphosphonate 5-phosphate C-P-lyase PhnJ, whose translation MKTKSHFAFFDEGSKKEIRRSILKAVAIPGYQVPFASREMPIARGWGTGGLQITLSIIGKNDVLKVIDQGADESVNAVSIKKLVQSTTGVELVERTQEASIIQSRHRIPEVPLTPEQILVLQVPEPEPLRRVEKSAYKTKILHSENDYSGAWLMLFEQIMKYGRTATGADHPVYVNNRYVMAPSPIPRYDNPKMHQSEALILLGAGREKKIYAIPPYTDVESLAFDDYPFAVETFTGKSCHLCGAEDVFLDELVDPATNETIYQCNDTSYCIERLNKNEEVEVETSHA comes from the coding sequence ATGAAAACTAAATCCCATTTTGCATTTTTTGATGAAGGGTCGAAAAAGGAAATTCGCCGATCTATTTTAAAGGCTGTTGCGATACCAGGGTACCAAGTGCCATTTGCTTCGAGAGAAATGCCGATTGCACGTGGCTGGGGAACTGGGGGATTGCAAATCACCTTATCAATTATTGGAAAAAATGACGTATTAAAAGTGATTGACCAAGGTGCAGATGAATCTGTCAATGCTGTCAGCATCAAGAAGTTAGTGCAATCGACGACTGGAGTGGAGCTTGTTGAAAGAACGCAGGAGGCAAGTATTATTCAGTCCCGACACCGGATTCCGGAAGTACCGCTAACCCCAGAGCAAATTCTCGTCTTGCAGGTTCCAGAACCAGAACCATTAAGGCGCGTCGAGAAAAGTGCATACAAAACAAAAATCCTCCATTCGGAAAATGATTATAGTGGTGCATGGCTTATGCTATTTGAACAAATTATGAAGTACGGGAGAACGGCTACAGGGGCAGACCATCCTGTGTACGTGAATAACCGCTATGTGATGGCGCCGAGTCCGATTCCAAGATACGATAATCCGAAAATGCATCAGTCGGAAGCATTAATTTTACTTGGTGCAGGGAGAGAAAAGAAAATTTATGCAATCCCACCTTATACGGATGTGGAGTCGCTTGCCTTTGATGACTATCCATTTGCAGTAGAAACCTTTACCGGAAAGAGCTGTCATTTATGCGGTGCGGAGGATGTCTTTTTAGATGAGTTGGTTGATCCGGCTACAAACGAAACGATCTATCAATGCAATGATACGAGCTATTGCATCGAACGGTTAAATAAGAATGAGGAAGTCGAGGTGGAGACAAGCCATGCATGA
- the phnG gene encoding phosphonate C-P lyase system protein PhnG: MKRRRRTEILIQGDSALANKLAESIIDTYDYREIIAPQQGLTMVKMRESAKNSLFYMGEVLVTEAKAEIKNCIGIGIVVGVKDELARNLAIIDAAYKANLPETVVWEAELVEAERQIIQKRAKDQAKLFETKVDFQTMDV, encoded by the coding sequence ATGAAAAGACGGAGAAGAACAGAAATTCTTATTCAAGGTGATTCTGCATTAGCAAACAAACTTGCAGAATCCATTATAGATACCTATGACTATCGTGAAATTATTGCCCCACAGCAAGGGCTGACGATGGTTAAAATGCGAGAGTCAGCGAAGAATTCCCTGTTTTATATGGGAGAGGTCCTAGTAACCGAAGCAAAAGCAGAAATCAAAAACTGCATTGGGATTGGTATAGTTGTTGGGGTGAAAGACGAGCTTGCTAGAAACCTAGCGATAATTGACGCGGCATACAAAGCGAACCTCCCAGAAACAGTTGTATGGGAGGCGGAGCTAGTGGAAGCAGAAAGGCAGATTATTCAAAAACGAGCAAAAGACCAGGCGAAGCTATTTGAAACAAAGGTAGACTTCCAGACGATGGATGTTTAA
- a CDS encoding PhnD/SsuA/transferrin family substrate-binding protein yields the protein MKKNWYLVGMLVLVLAMLGACSGGTASGEDGEVDDVIDIVWYPNESGNDMKSSRDEIGRVIEEATDKKVEHHLTTDYAIAIETLVNNNADVAFMGAVGYIEAKNGNDAVQPLVVPSGESGTLDDAIYHSWLAVNMDEQDNFKVDGEFSLDTIVDKPFSFVSNSSTSGFVVPSSSIVEYFSEQDEYADLTGEDLMEGGPFFSQVLFGGSHQGSAVNLLNNSVEVAAFCDTCVESYVELVEGEANTPGAVYRVKDDAAEPFNTVAGSEFILMSVTPVLNAPFAANLDVLGQEDFDILQELFASDEIANNEQIFVPEDSGESGLFFKSGEERFIPVEDSWFDPIRELSE from the coding sequence ATGAAGAAGAACTGGTATTTAGTAGGAATGCTCGTTTTAGTACTTGCTATGCTTGGAGCTTGTTCAGGCGGAACAGCTTCAGGTGAGGATGGAGAAGTAGATGATGTCATTGATATTGTTTGGTACCCGAATGAATCTGGTAATGATATGAAATCTTCACGTGATGAAATTGGACGAGTGATCGAAGAGGCAACAGACAAGAAAGTCGAACATCATCTTACAACCGATTATGCAATTGCAATTGAAACCCTTGTTAATAATAATGCCGATGTCGCATTTATGGGTGCAGTTGGGTACATTGAAGCTAAAAACGGAAATGATGCTGTACAACCTTTAGTTGTTCCATCTGGTGAATCAGGTACATTGGACGATGCTATTTATCATAGCTGGTTAGCGGTAAACATGGATGAACAAGACAATTTCAAAGTAGATGGTGAGTTTTCGCTTGATACAATCGTAGATAAACCTTTTTCTTTCGTATCAAACAGTTCAACTTCAGGGTTTGTCGTTCCGTCGTCAAGTATTGTTGAATATTTCAGTGAGCAGGATGAATATGCCGATTTAACTGGGGAAGACCTTATGGAAGGCGGGCCATTTTTCTCTCAAGTACTCTTTGGTGGGTCGCATCAGGGTTCCGCAGTTAACCTTTTAAATAATTCTGTTGAGGTAGCAGCATTCTGTGATACATGTGTGGAAAGCTATGTTGAGCTTGTTGAAGGCGAAGCGAATACACCTGGAGCAGTATATCGCGTGAAGGACGATGCTGCAGAGCCATTCAATACAGTTGCTGGAAGTGAATTTATCTTAATGAGTGTCACTCCAGTACTGAACGCACCGTTTGCAGCAAATTTAGATGTGTTGGGACAAGAGGATTTTGATATTTTACAAGAGTTATTTGCTTCAGATGAAATAGCAAACAATGAACAAATTTTTGTACCAGAGGATTCTGGTGAGTCTGGGTTATTCTTTAAATCAGGTGAAGAGCGATTTATCCCTGTGGAAGATTCTTGGTTTGACCCAATTCGTGAGCTTTCAGAATAG
- the phnC gene encoding phosphonate ABC transporter ATP-binding protein, with the protein MSLLQVNNLGKSYNSETKVLKDVNFSVEAGEFVSIIGPSGAGKSTLLRCINRMVEINEGKVIFNNLDVGSLKKKDLRKLRTDIGMVFQHYNLVPRLTVIENVLHGRFGYKTTIQGVLGRFSEEEKEQAFFLLQKLGIEEHAYKRCDQLSGGQQQRVGICRALIQDPKLILCDEPIASLDPNSSKIIMDHLKSITNDLGITCLVNLHQVEVAQAYSDRIIGLRKGEIVFDGKSALLLEERINHIYGTEKRELITV; encoded by the coding sequence ATGTCATTACTGCAAGTAAATAATCTAGGGAAATCGTATAATTCCGAAACAAAAGTGTTAAAAGATGTGAATTTTTCTGTGGAAGCTGGTGAATTCGTTTCAATTATTGGTCCATCTGGTGCAGGGAAATCTACTTTATTGCGATGCATCAATCGAATGGTTGAAATAAATGAAGGAAAAGTAATCTTCAACAATCTGGATGTTGGATCTTTAAAGAAAAAAGACTTGCGGAAATTGCGTACGGATATCGGGATGGTATTCCAGCATTATAACCTGGTACCGCGTCTAACGGTGATTGAAAATGTGCTCCATGGCAGATTTGGCTATAAAACGACTATACAAGGTGTTTTGGGGCGATTCAGTGAAGAAGAAAAGGAGCAAGCATTTTTCCTGCTTCAAAAGCTTGGAATTGAAGAACATGCGTATAAGCGCTGTGATCAGTTAAGTGGTGGCCAGCAGCAGCGTGTTGGAATTTGCCGGGCTCTAATCCAAGATCCGAAGCTTATCCTCTGTGATGAGCCAATTGCCTCTTTGGACCCCAATTCTTCCAAGATTATAATGGATCACTTAAAGTCAATCACAAATGACCTTGGCATCACCTGTCTGGTAAATCTCCATCAAGTTGAGGTTGCTCAAGCTTATTCTGATCGAATTATTGGGCTTAGAAAAGGTGAAATTGTATTTGATGGAAAGAGCGCCTTACTGCTTGAAGAACGGATTAACCATATTTATGGTACAGAAAAACGGGAATTAATTACGGTATAA
- the phnH gene encoding phosphonate C-P lyase system protein PhnH — MAIDHVHDLQFVYKKILDSMSRPGKIASLQTLAGRNDYNLQMLDATLLTMMTLLDREVTFHVLMDNGQNLPEKISEYTLATHTTIDKADFVIALNGTPETAITRAMARCKKGSLIDPHASATWIIENAFSDVPEGELMLTGPGIKDQTMLQTALTTAIWQARNACVAEYPLGIDLMLTDDDLQVVCIPRTTKVDIMEVK; from the coding sequence ATGGCTATTGATCACGTGCACGATTTGCAGTTTGTCTACAAAAAAATATTGGATAGTATGTCACGGCCAGGAAAAATTGCATCGCTTCAAACGTTGGCAGGCCGCAATGATTACAATCTGCAAATGCTTGATGCAACGTTACTTACAATGATGACCCTTCTCGATCGAGAGGTGACATTTCATGTACTTATGGACAACGGACAAAACTTACCCGAAAAAATTTCGGAATATACATTAGCAACCCATACAACAATCGATAAAGCAGACTTTGTCATCGCACTAAATGGAACGCCGGAGACAGCAATTACCCGTGCGATGGCGCGATGTAAGAAAGGGAGCTTAATCGATCCACATGCATCGGCTACATGGATCATCGAAAATGCATTTAGCGACGTACCTGAAGGTGAGCTTATGTTAACAGGCCCTGGGATAAAAGATCAAACGATGCTACAAACAGCGCTCACAACAGCTATCTGGCAGGCGAGAAATGCCTGCGTAGCGGAGTATCCATTAGGAATTGATTTGATGTTGACAGATGACGACTTACAGGTTGTTTGCATACCTCGGACAACGAAGGTCGACATAATGGAGGTGAAATAA
- a CDS encoding ATP-binding cassette domain-containing protein: MHEEPLLKVRNLQKQFGDGCSRCKERQNLEKNYCPNCGTVYACHDISFDLFAGEILGIVGESGSGKSTMMQCLYFDAEVTSGAAYIDGGPGSAEQNVFELSSQQKRYIRNHQYGMVYQNPVHGLKMNFSSVGNIAEKLIAAGKRNVSEMEETSKSLLENVHIPLFRMKEEPRNFSGGMQQRVQIAKALSNNPPILFLDEVTTGLDLSVQANVLDLIKKIQRELGISMIVVSHDLAVIRMLADRTIVMLNGSIIEEGLTDQILEDPQHAYTQQLVYSLL; the protein is encoded by the coding sequence ATGCATGAAGAGCCTCTATTGAAGGTAAGGAATTTACAAAAGCAGTTTGGTGATGGATGCAGCAGGTGTAAGGAAAGACAGAACTTAGAAAAAAATTACTGTCCAAATTGCGGGACTGTCTATGCTTGTCATGATATCTCATTTGATTTATTCGCCGGGGAAATCCTTGGAATTGTCGGGGAAAGCGGCAGTGGTAAATCGACGATGATGCAATGCTTGTATTTTGATGCAGAGGTCACATCTGGGGCGGCGTACATTGATGGTGGACCAGGTTCAGCTGAACAGAATGTATTTGAACTGTCGTCCCAGCAGAAGAGGTACATTCGCAATCATCAGTATGGCATGGTCTATCAAAATCCCGTGCATGGACTAAAAATGAACTTTTCCTCGGTTGGAAATATAGCGGAAAAGCTTATTGCAGCAGGAAAGCGGAATGTATCCGAGATGGAGGAAACAAGTAAAAGCTTGCTGGAAAATGTACATATTCCACTATTTCGTATGAAGGAAGAGCCAAGAAATTTCTCGGGTGGCATGCAGCAGCGCGTGCAAATTGCCAAGGCGCTGTCAAATAACCCGCCAATTTTATTTTTAGATGAAGTAACCACTGGTCTTGATCTATCTGTGCAAGCAAATGTGCTTGATCTTATTAAAAAAATTCAACGCGAGCTTGGGATCAGCATGATTGTAGTCTCACATGACTTAGCGGTCATCCGCATGCTTGCCGACCGGACGATTGTGATGCTGAATGGTTCCATTATTGAGGAAGGTCTGACAGATCAAATTTTGGAGGATCCACAGCATGCATATACACAGCAACTGGTTTACTCATTACTTTAG
- the phnM gene encoding phosphonate metabolism protein PhnM — MQIIHNGNIVTENEILEGHAVVVIGETIQEIIPEDRLSDYPAAKLIDAGGGYISPGFIDIHSDYIEGIVSPRPTSMMDVNISLREAEKILISHGITTMFHSLSFYREDVFTHKPMRYPTNVQRLVDAIDSTHNELRLIRHRLHARFEIDNIDEVDRLVENIENDKVHLLSFMDHTPGQGQYRDLEVYRETLKGYRDISDSDVQTIIAERQNSTFMTIEKIKEVAEIALGKGIAVASHDDDDVAKIDLVKSFGTTISEFPITLEVAKKAKEMGLQTVAGAPNVLLGGSHSGNLSAAEAIKHGCIDILCSDYYPAALLHAIFELHEKHHYDLHEIFRMVTINPARAVRMDNETGSIKPGKKADLLIIERMDDGYPMLTMTMVGGAVITTTNYRLN; from the coding sequence GTGCAAATCATTCATAATGGAAACATCGTAACAGAAAATGAAATTTTAGAAGGTCATGCAGTGGTTGTGATCGGTGAAACCATTCAGGAAATCATCCCGGAAGATAGACTGTCTGACTACCCGGCTGCAAAGCTGATTGATGCAGGTGGAGGATATATTTCTCCAGGGTTTATCGACATCCATTCCGATTATATTGAAGGGATTGTTTCACCACGGCCTACAAGCATGATGGATGTCAATATCAGCTTGCGGGAGGCGGAAAAAATCTTAATCAGCCATGGGATTACGACGATGTTCCATTCGCTGTCCTTTTATCGCGAGGATGTGTTTACCCATAAACCAATGCGCTACCCGACAAATGTTCAGCGTTTAGTCGATGCGATAGATTCGACACACAATGAATTGCGCTTGATTCGCCATCGCCTGCATGCACGCTTTGAAATCGATAATATCGATGAAGTGGATCGACTTGTTGAAAATATTGAAAATGACAAGGTGCATTTATTATCCTTTATGGATCATACGCCAGGTCAAGGGCAATACAGAGATTTAGAAGTTTACCGGGAAACGTTAAAAGGCTATCGCGATATCTCTGATTCCGATGTGCAAACGATCATCGCAGAACGCCAAAACAGCACCTTTATGACAATTGAAAAAATAAAAGAGGTTGCGGAGATCGCTTTAGGAAAGGGAATTGCCGTTGCTTCCCACGATGATGATGATGTTGCTAAGATCGATTTAGTAAAATCCTTTGGAACGACGATCAGTGAATTTCCGATTACATTGGAGGTTGCTAAAAAGGCAAAGGAAATGGGATTGCAAACAGTTGCGGGAGCTCCAAATGTGCTGCTGGGCGGCTCGCACTCAGGAAACTTATCAGCAGCAGAAGCGATCAAGCATGGCTGTATTGATATTCTTTGCAGTGATTATTATCCGGCTGCATTACTCCATGCAATCTTCGAATTACACGAAAAACATCATTATGATTTACACGAGATATTTCGTATGGTCACGATTAATCCAGCCAGAGCGGTAAGGATGGATAATGAGACTGGCTCCATTAAGCCTGGTAAAAAGGCAGATCTTTTAATAATTGAGCGAATGGATGATGGCTATCCAATGCTGACCATGACAATGGTGGGTGGCGCAGTTATCACGACGACGAACTACCGATTGAACTAA
- a CDS encoding GntR family transcriptional regulator — protein MDDMMQQIVSKTLKPGSKLPSENELAERYGVPRMTVRSALTKLEEQGIVYSVQGKGRYLREKSKKIGLHLTGKVSFTDKMKQLGYDLTTKNIYCEKIPYDVKIYQILQAEEGETVYKIGRMRYIDDEPIAIHNSYVREKSFPKIQVDGPAIQSMFFYYRTHGYDDFSSSKTLLSITFPTADEQQLFACKSMVPLIVVESNCMDRKSEKVLEYTKILYRSDKFQYDITMD, from the coding sequence TGACATGATGCAGCAAATTGTCTCAAAAACATTAAAACCAGGGTCTAAGCTGCCATCGGAAAATGAACTTGCAGAGAGATATGGCGTACCCAGAATGACAGTTAGAAGTGCATTGACGAAGCTGGAAGAGCAAGGGATTGTCTATTCGGTGCAAGGGAAAGGGCGCTACTTAAGGGAGAAGTCAAAGAAAATCGGGCTCCATCTAACAGGGAAGGTGAGCTTTACTGATAAAATGAAGCAGCTAGGCTATGATTTGACAACAAAAAATATTTATTGTGAAAAAATCCCCTATGATGTGAAAATCTATCAGATTCTTCAAGCTGAAGAAGGCGAAACCGTCTATAAGATTGGCAGAATGCGGTATATTGATGATGAACCCATCGCCATCCATAATTCCTATGTAAGAGAGAAAAGCTTTCCAAAGATTCAGGTGGATGGACCAGCGATTCAATCGATGTTTTTCTATTATCGAACCCATGGATATGATGACTTTTCCAGCAGCAAAACATTGCTGAGCATCACATTTCCAACAGCTGACGAACAGCAATTATTTGCTTGTAAAAGCATGGTTCCGCTAATCGTCGTTGAAAGCAATTGTATGGATAGGAAATCTGAAAAAGTATTGGAATATACAAAGATTTTATATCGAAGTGATAAGTTTCAGTATGATATTACGATGGACTAG
- a CDS encoding PHP domain-containing protein → MKADLHVHSTYSDGSDSIEEVMREAQLNGVTHLSFVDHDTTAGLLEAQRLGEHYGIIIIPGIEISAYDFKRNRKVHILGYNYQPNAGHIKQLCNPLLKRRHAHTLWQIEQIRQAGYSLDVTTIIEAAKPSETVYKQHVMQQLTNASFSSAAYQSLYRKLFKGDGPAAGDIEYADAFDAVHAVVADGGVAVVAHPGQLDSYDLIPELAEIGLAGIERNHMDHDEQDVLMVEALAERYQLLMTGGTDYHGSFGTHIQVGDITSQISPLFR, encoded by the coding sequence ATGAAAGCTGATTTACATGTGCATAGCACGTATTCGGATGGATCGGATTCGATTGAGGAAGTAATGCGTGAAGCACAATTGAATGGTGTAACACATCTTAGCTTTGTGGATCATGATACGACAGCTGGATTGCTGGAAGCACAGCGATTGGGAGAGCATTACGGAATTATAATCATTCCTGGCATTGAGATTTCCGCATATGACTTTAAGCGAAATCGTAAAGTGCATATTCTTGGATATAACTATCAGCCAAATGCAGGTCATATCAAACAGCTTTGTAATCCGCTCTTAAAACGTCGTCATGCACACACGCTTTGGCAAATCGAGCAGATACGCCAAGCTGGCTATTCGCTCGATGTAACAACAATCATTGAAGCGGCAAAGCCGAGTGAAACGGTTTATAAGCAGCATGTCATGCAGCAGCTGACGAATGCTTCATTCTCATCCGCAGCCTATCAATCGCTTTACAGGAAGCTCTTTAAAGGAGATGGCCCGGCAGCTGGAGATATTGAATATGCTGATGCGTTTGATGCTGTCCATGCAGTGGTTGCTGATGGAGGTGTTGCTGTCGTTGCACATCCTGGGCAATTGGATTCTTATGATCTGATACCAGAGCTTGCAGAAATAGGATTAGCGGGGATTGAACGTAATCATATGGACCATGATGAACAGGACGTACTAATGGTTGAAGCATTAGCAGAACGCTATCAGTTGCTGATGACTGGCGGAACTGACTATCATGGTTCATTTGGAACACATATTCAGGTAGGAGATATAACAAGTCAGATCAGTCCATTGTTTAGATAG